A genomic segment from [Flavobacterium] thermophilum encodes:
- a CDS encoding FOG: Transposase, with protein MNRLAHHQGIHKFFFTLGLTLQLSKPVIKHLIHIVDALTTKGFSGTLTDIHYWSFHPNHRTTLSHFFTKSPWNEERLLGKLQEWILSQVERLAKRKNQPLFVSIDDTICQKTKPSSRAAHAIQGCDWHYSHKDHQSVWGHSLVWLMVHTFTQAFPFAFRLYDKKAGKSKIDLAIEMLSSLKVKRAQPVYVLMDSWYPSKKLIEACLKQGFHVIAMLKTNRILYPKGIAIQAKQFARYIESKDTRLVTVGQERYRVYRYEGAIHGLDDAVVLLAWKADQPMAPEHLHCILSTDRELGDEDILRYYAQRWTIECFFRQAKDQLKLDGYRVRHIRAVKRYWAVVLLACVYSIAESRQNLSTGLELLRSRKDHSVVEFIYDAAKQDIPIDVIKKQLRIA; from the coding sequence ATGAATAGATTAGCACATCACCAAGGAATCCACAAGTTTTTCTTCACGCTGGGGTTGACGCTGCAGCTTTCCAAACCGGTCATCAAGCATCTCATTCATATTGTCGATGCCTTGACCACCAAGGGATTCTCGGGAACATTGACTGATATTCATTACTGGAGCTTTCATCCGAATCATCGAACGACGCTCAGTCACTTTTTCACGAAAAGCCCTTGGAACGAGGAAAGGCTGCTTGGGAAGCTTCAAGAGTGGATCCTTTCCCAGGTCGAACGACTGGCCAAACGGAAGAATCAACCCCTTTTTGTTTCGATTGATGATACGATTTGCCAAAAAACAAAGCCTTCGTCACGGGCTGCGCACGCCATTCAAGGGTGCGACTGGCACTACTCGCATAAAGATCATCAATCGGTCTGGGGGCATTCGCTCGTTTGGCTGATGGTGCACACCTTCACGCAGGCGTTCCCATTTGCGTTCCGCCTGTATGACAAGAAAGCGGGAAAAAGCAAGATCGACCTGGCGATCGAGATGCTTTCCTCGCTCAAGGTGAAGCGGGCTCAGCCGGTGTATGTGCTCATGGATTCGTGGTATCCGTCCAAAAAGCTCATCGAAGCCTGTCTGAAACAGGGATTCCATGTCATCGCGATGCTCAAGACGAACCGGATTCTCTACCCGAAAGGCATCGCCATCCAAGCCAAGCAGTTTGCCCGCTATATCGAGTCCAAAGACACCCGCCTCGTCACGGTGGGGCAGGAGCGTTATCGCGTGTATCGCTATGAGGGGGCCATCCATGGCCTCGATGACGCGGTGGTGCTGCTGGCTTGGAAGGCGGATCAGCCGATGGCGCCGGAACATCTTCATTGCATCTTGAGCACCGACCGGGAACTCGGGGACGAAGACATCTTGCGTTACTACGCCCAGCGCTGGACGATCGAGTGCTTTTTCCGGCAGGCGAAAGATCAACTGAAGCTGGATGGATACCGCGTTCGCCACATTCGGGCGGTGAAACGGTATTGGGCGGTGGTGCTGTTGGCCTGCGTGTACAGCATCGCCGAATCCCGACAAAACCTCTCCACCGGGCTGGAGCTTCTTCGGTCGCGGAAAGACCACAGCGTCGTCGAGTTCATTTATGACGCTGCAAAGCAAGATATTCCCATTGATGTGATCAAAAAACAGCTCCGTATCGCGTAA
- a CDS encoding Transposase and inactivated derivatives: protein MLTVQQAVFTVESLIGKVQQQKQLITHQQQVIEQLLKENKQLRKENEQLKYRVQELEARTKKNSSNSHLPPSSDRFEKKRSSREPSGKKPGGQEGHEGKTLRQVEHPHHRVVHRVHTCQGCGASLRDVKPFKVDIRQVFDVPPVAIEVTQHEREVKSCPHCRCVQQAEFPSHVTNHVQYGPRLTALVVYLHHIQLIPYKRLSDTIEALYQHSISTGTLANMVKRGRESLESNMDIIEDALLESNILHVDETSLRINGKLAWVHVACTSRYTYLAPHASRGKKATDDIGILPRYEGTMMHDAFGTYPKYTHATHALCHAHHLRELKGFIEQGHTWAMRMTTFLLAAKQAVEAHHGALSEEEARRWERVYDRILERAQHRLETMTPLPKKALAFVRRLQKRKEEALRFLREVHVPFDNNQAERDLRMVKVKENISGTFREETFAQSFCIARSIVSTLTKHEKNVWDSLCLLLAGETIDRVLSAT from the coding sequence ATGTTGACGGTACAACAAGCTGTATTTACAGTTGAGAGCTTAATCGGCAAAGTCCAACAACAAAAGCAGCTCATTACTCACCAGCAACAAGTCATTGAGCAACTGTTGAAAGAAAACAAACAGCTACGCAAAGAAAATGAACAACTGAAGTACCGTGTTCAAGAGCTGGAAGCACGCACGAAAAAAAACAGCTCCAATAGCCATTTGCCCCCATCTTCTGACCGTTTTGAGAAAAAGCGTTCCTCCCGCGAGCCGTCTGGCAAAAAGCCTGGTGGGCAAGAGGGACATGAGGGGAAGACGCTCCGTCAAGTGGAACATCCACATCATCGTGTCGTCCACCGTGTGCATACGTGTCAAGGATGTGGAGCTTCTTTGCGTGACGTCAAACCGTTCAAAGTCGATATCCGTCAAGTGTTTGATGTCCCTCCTGTGGCGATCGAGGTGACACAACATGAACGTGAAGTGAAATCGTGTCCACATTGTCGATGCGTGCAACAAGCCGAATTCCCATCCCATGTCACGAATCATGTGCAATACGGTCCACGGCTCACGGCGCTCGTTGTTTATTTACATCATATCCAATTGATCCCGTACAAGCGTTTAAGTGATACAATCGAAGCGTTATATCAACACTCGATTAGTACGGGAACTCTTGCCAATATGGTGAAACGAGGACGCGAATCGTTGGAATCAAATATGGACATCATCGAAGACGCCTTACTTGAATCCAACATCCTGCATGTCGATGAAACGAGTTTGCGCATCAATGGGAAACTCGCATGGGTGCATGTCGCGTGTACATCGAGATATACATACTTGGCTCCTCACGCTTCTCGTGGAAAAAAAGCGACCGATGATATCGGGATTCTTCCCCGATATGAAGGGACGATGATGCACGATGCGTTCGGTACATATCCGAAATACACACATGCCACCCATGCCCTTTGTCACGCCCATCATTTGCGTGAGTTAAAAGGATTCATCGAACAAGGGCATACGTGGGCGATGCGCATGACCACGTTTCTGTTAGCCGCCAAGCAAGCCGTCGAAGCCCATCACGGTGCACTTTCCGAAGAAGAAGCGAGACGGTGGGAACGAGTGTATGATCGCATCCTAGAAAGAGCACAACACCGATTAGAAACGATGACGCCTCTTCCGAAAAAAGCACTTGCTTTTGTTCGACGGCTTCAAAAACGAAAGGAAGAAGCGCTGCGTTTCTTACGTGAAGTACATGTTCCCTTTGATAACAACCAAGCCGAACGCGATCTTCGCATGGTCAAAGTCAAAGAGAACATTTCGGGTACGTTTCGCGAAGAAACATTCGCGCAGTCGTTTTGCATCGCAAGAAGCATCGTTTCCACACTGACGAAACACGAAAAAAACGTGTGGGATTCGTTATGTCTTCTGTTGGCAGGCGAAACGATCGATCGAGTTCTTTCCGCTACCTAG
- a CDS encoding Transposase and inactivated derivatives: MLTVQQAVFTVESLIGKVQQQKQLIHQLIQENEHLRHENKQLRKENEQLKYRVQELEARTKKNSSNSHLPPSSDRFEKKRSSREPSGKKPGGQEGHEGKTLRQVEHPHHRVVHRVHTCQGCGASLREVKPFKVDIRQVFDVPPAAIEVTQHEREVKSCPHCRCVQQAEFPSHVTNHVQYGPRLTALVVYLHHIQLIPYKRLSDTIEALYQHSISTGTLANMVKRGREALESNMDVIEDALLESNILHVDETSLRIKGKLAWVHVACTSKYTYLAPHASRGKKATDDIGILPRYQGTMMHDGFGTYPKYTQATHALCHAHHLRELKGFIEQGHTWASRMTTFLLAAKQAVEAHHGALSEKEAKRWERVYDRILAKAQHRLETMTPLPKKALAFVRRLQKRKEEALRFLREAHVPFDNNQAERDLRMVKVKENISGTFREETFAQSFCIARSIVSTLTKHEKNVWDSLCLLLAGETIDRVLSAT, from the coding sequence ATGTTGACGGTACAACAAGCTGTATTTACAGTTGAGAGCTTAATCGGCAAAGTTCAACAACAAAAACAGCTCATTCATCAACTCATTCAAGAAAATGAACATTTGCGTCACGAAAACAAACAGCTACGCAAAGAAAATGAACAACTGAAGTACCGTGTTCAAGAGCTGGAAGCACGCACGAAAAAAAACAGCTCCAATAGCCATTTGCCCCCATCTTCTGACCGTTTTGAGAAAAAGCGTTCCTCCCGCGAGCCGTCTGGCAAAAAGCCTGGTGGGCAAGAGGGACATGAGGGGAAGACGCTCCGTCAAGTGGAACATCCACATCATCGTGTCGTCCACCGTGTGCATACGTGTCAAGGATGTGGAGCTTCTTTGCGTGAAGTCAAACCGTTCAAAGTCGATATCCGTCAAGTGTTTGATGTCCCTCCTGCGGCGATCGAGGTGACACAACATGAACGTGAAGTGAAATCGTGTCCACATTGTCGATGCGTGCAACAAGCCGAATTCCCATCCCACGTCACGAATCATGTGCAATACGGTCCACGGCTCACGGCGCTCGTTGTTTATTTACATCATATCCAATTGATCCCGTACAAGCGTTTAAGTGATACAATCGAAGCGTTATATCAACACTCGATTAGTACGGGAACTCTTGCCAATATGGTGAAACGAGGACGCGAAGCGCTGGAATCAAATATGGACGTCATCGAAGACGCCTTACTTGAATCCAACATCCTGCATGTCGATGAAACGAGTTTGCGCATCAAGGGGAAACTCGCATGGGTGCATGTCGCGTGCACATCGAAATATACGTACTTGGCTCCTCACGCTTCTCGTGGAAAAAAAGCGACCGATGACATCGGGATTCTTCCCCGATATCAAGGAACGATGATGCACGATGGGTTCGGTACGTATCCAAAATACACGCAAGCCACCCATGCCCTTTGTCACGCCCATCATTTGCGTGAATTGAAGGGTTTCATCGAACAAGGGCATACATGGGCATCGCGCATGACCACGTTTCTGTTAGCCGCCAAACAGGCCGTCGAAGCTCATCACGGTGCACTTTCCGAAAAAGAAGCGAAACGGTGGGAACGAGTGTATGATCGCATCCTAGCGAAAGCACAGCACCGATTAGAAACGATGACGCCTCTTCCGAAAAAAGCACTCGCTTTTGTTCGACGGCTTCAGAAACGAAAGGAAGAAGCGCTACGTTTCTTACGCGAAGCTCACGTTCCCTTTGACAACAACCAAGCCGAACGCGATCTTCGTATGGTCAAAGTCAAAGAGAACATTTCGGGTACGTTCCGCGAAGAAACATTCGCGCAGTCGTTTTGCATCGCAAGAAGCATCGTTTCCACACTGACGAAACACGAAAAAAACGTGTGGGATTCGTTATGTCTTCTGTTGGCAGGCGAAACGATCGATCGAGTTCTTTCCGCTACCTAG
- the sapC gene encoding Peptide transport system permease protein sapC, which yields MIRILIRDKLFMLGFLFISILLLLSLLNSMINDGNIRQVPILFDKNGNVIGTPPFAPSLRFPLGTDRNGYDMLHIIIQGAKFTIGIALLITMLRMALSIIIGGTLGVYCKKWIPKLENFFDSFTVVPLTLIAYFILVNVLWMPIDGFPHPFWKRAVFEVFVLTVLALPTLSFYIANDIRRVYREEFVQAAKILGGSKWHIFKVHVLPHVLENWVLLSIQQFIQVLMVMAHLGVLQLFFGGTYVDYMQMDPPKTISYEWSGLIGDSYQVISITPWIPLIPIVFFSLTIISSQFILNGLKRAFILKRSVKN from the coding sequence TTGATTCGTATATTGATCCGGGACAAGTTATTTATGCTGGGGTTCCTTTTTATCAGCATATTGCTCCTATTAAGTTTGTTAAACAGCATGATCAATGATGGGAACATTCGACAAGTTCCAATTCTTTTTGATAAAAACGGTAATGTCATCGGCACTCCTCCTTTTGCTCCTTCTCTTCGTTTTCCATTAGGGACTGATCGCAATGGATATGACATGCTTCATATTATTATACAAGGAGCAAAATTTACTATAGGAATCGCTTTGCTCATCACAATGTTGCGCATGGCTTTGTCCATTATTATCGGGGGAACGTTAGGAGTATACTGCAAAAAATGGATTCCAAAACTAGAAAACTTTTTTGATAGTTTTACTGTCGTTCCATTAACGTTAATCGCTTACTTTATTTTAGTCAATGTGCTGTGGATGCCGATCGACGGGTTTCCGCATCCTTTTTGGAAACGGGCCGTATTTGAAGTATTTGTTTTGACGGTTCTTGCTCTTCCAACGCTGTCATTTTATATTGCCAATGATATACGGAGAGTGTATAGGGAAGAGTTTGTCCAAGCTGCTAAAATATTAGGCGGTTCCAAATGGCATATTTTCAAAGTGCATGTGCTTCCGCATGTTTTGGAAAATTGGGTGCTGCTGTCCATTCAGCAATTTATCCAAGTATTAATGGTGATGGCTCATCTAGGGGTGCTGCAATTGTTTTTTGGAGGCACCTATGTCGACTATATGCAGATGGATCCTCCGAAAACGATTTCCTATGAATGGTCAGGACTCATTGGTGACAGCTATCAAGTAATAAGCATTACCCCTTGGATCCCACTTATACCAATTGTATTTTTTTCTTTAACAATTATATCATCTCAATTTATACTAAATGGCTTAAAAAGAGCATTCATATTGAAAAGAAGTGTAAAAAATTAA
- the gsiC_2 gene encoding Glutathione transport system permease protein gsiC codes for MVSGFPSLFHNISINVKEYVKTLGYIIMKLIHPLSIEYGMNRKVFPQILIHYRESLLLCGLAIVVALILAWVITYITLLFFRSHMERIKMILAFFESLPDLLIIVTFQLIVIAIFKKTGWLIFQLASVGEERSLFLPITCLSIPISLLFAKLLLQQYENELRKPYVEYAFSKGLSFFYILNKHVLRNVALGLLYYSKTMIWFMLSNLIMIEYVFNVSGITAFLLEYHTPEVFALGVLLLYIPVFLFYKISYLFLPQMWKGEK; via the coding sequence ATGGTCAGCGGTTTTCCCAGCTTATTTCATAATATTTCGATCAATGTAAAGGAATATGTAAAAACATTAGGATACATCATCATGAAGCTTATTCATCCACTGAGTATCGAATATGGAATGAATAGAAAAGTATTCCCGCAAATTCTTATTCATTATCGGGAGTCGCTTCTATTATGCGGATTGGCAATCGTGGTAGCACTAATATTAGCATGGGTGATAACGTATATCACGCTTCTTTTCTTTCGGAGCCATATGGAGCGAATCAAAATGATATTGGCTTTTTTTGAATCCTTGCCCGATCTGCTGATTATCGTGACCTTTCAGTTAATCGTAATTGCAATATTTAAAAAGACCGGCTGGCTCATCTTTCAGCTTGCTTCCGTAGGAGAGGAAAGAAGCCTTTTTTTGCCCATTACTTGTCTGAGTATTCCGATTTCTCTGTTGTTTGCAAAGCTGCTTTTGCAGCAATATGAAAACGAACTTCGCAAACCATATGTAGAATACGCTTTTTCGAAAGGGCTGTCTTTTTTCTATATTTTGAATAAGCATGTGCTGCGGAACGTAGCGCTAGGATTGCTTTATTATTCGAAAACAATGATTTGGTTTATGCTTTCGAACTTGATTATGATCGAGTATGTATTTAATGTGAGCGGCATTACTGCTTTTTTGCTTGAATATCATACTCCGGAAGTGTTTGCGCTCGGGGTGTTATTATTATATATCCCTGTCTTTTTATTTTATAAAATCTCTTATTTATTTCTTCCACAGATGTGGAAAGGGGAGAAGTAG
- a CDS encoding FOG: Transposase, whose product MNRLAHHQGIHKFFFTLGLTLQLSKPVIKHLIHIVDALTTKGFSGTLTDIHYWSFHPNHRTTLSHFFTKSPWNEERLLGKLQEWILSQVERLAKRKNQPLFVSIDDTICQKTKPSSRAVHAIQGCDWHYSHKDHQSVWGHSLVWLMVHTFTQAFPFAFRLYDKKAGKSKIDLAIEMLSSLKVKRAQPVYVLMDSWYPSKKLIEACLKQGFHVIAMLKTNRILYPKGIAIQAKQFARYIESKDTRLVTVGQERYRVYRYEGAIHGLDDAVVLLAWKADQPLTPEHLHCILSTDRELGDEDILRYYAQRWTIECFFRQAKDQLKLDGYRVRHIRAVKRYWAVVLLACVYSIAESRQNLSTGLELLRSRKDHSVVEFIYDAAKQDIPIDVIKKQLRIA is encoded by the coding sequence ATGAATAGATTAGCACATCACCAAGGAATCCACAAGTTTTTCTTCACGCTGGGGTTGACGCTGCAGCTTTCCAAACCGGTCATCAAGCATCTCATTCATATTGTCGATGCCTTGACCACCAAGGGATTCTCGGGAACATTGACTGATATTCATTACTGGAGCTTTCATCCGAATCATCGAACGACGCTCAGTCACTTTTTCACGAAAAGCCCTTGGAACGAGGAAAGGCTGCTTGGGAAGCTTCAAGAGTGGATCCTTTCCCAGGTCGAACGACTGGCCAAACGGAAGAATCAACCCCTTTTTGTTTCGATTGATGATACGATTTGCCAAAAAACAAAGCCTTCGTCACGGGCTGTGCACGCCATTCAAGGGTGCGACTGGCACTACTCGCATAAAGATCATCAATCGGTCTGGGGGCATTCGCTCGTTTGGCTGATGGTGCACACCTTCACGCAGGCGTTCCCATTTGCGTTCCGCCTGTATGACAAGAAAGCGGGAAAAAGCAAGATCGACCTGGCGATCGAGATGCTTTCCTCGCTCAAGGTGAAGCGGGCTCAGCCGGTGTATGTGCTCATGGATTCGTGGTATCCGTCCAAGAAGCTCATCGAAGCCTGTCTGAAACAGGGATTCCATGTCATCGCGATGCTCAAGACGAACCGGATTCTCTACCCGAAAGGCATCGCCATCCAAGCCAAGCAGTTTGCCCGCTATATCGAGTCCAAAGACACCCGCCTCGTCACGGTGGGGCAGGAGCGTTATCGCGTGTATCGCTATGAGGGGGCCATCCATGGCCTCGATGACGCGGTGGTGCTGCTGGCTTGGAAGGCGGATCAGCCGCTGACGCCGGAACATCTTCATTGCATCTTGAGCACCGACCGGGAACTCGGGGACGAAGACATCTTGCGTTACTACGCCCAGCGCTGGACGATCGAGTGCTTTTTCCGGCAGGCGAAAGATCAACTGAAGCTGGATGGATACCGCGTTCGCCACATTCGGGCGGTGAAACGGTATTGGGCGGTGGTGCTGTTGGCCTGTGTGTACAGCATCGCCGAATCCCGACAAAACCTCTCCACCGGGCTGGAGCTTCTTCGGTCGCGGAAAGACCACAGCGTCGTCGAGTTCATTTATGACGCTGCAAAGCAAGATATTCCCATTGATGTGATCAAAAAACAGCTCCGTATCGCGTAA
- a CDS encoding Transposase and inactivated derivatives translates to MHDICFFYRASLGGPDERREQKFATLVGESFLNVTHKYFTHTIQKVRKEGERWIFELSLPEQCPLCPVCLKRTIKMTDKKKQWMHGYAQRIGIFWIELPVERRRCSTCGVTFSTSYPAISPRSVATDAFQRWVAQSCIGTSIQAVARMLKLPYTTVERWFYTHAPSFLSNDVQPKAVCVDEFAFRKGHDYGVAIMDAETGEVYAMEAGKNEEAIGRALAHVSRSVQYVVSDLAPAMKKAIQRVCPEATHVVDYFHVIQLFTDALERCRKYLGKGGKKHGNVRYVCRLLSQCPEKLTEEERQIIREWCNESDYLKSVYQSLQHVRYVFKSKDEQQAKRRLKAWIHRYLFCPCSVVRAIAKSLVKRTDEMISCILSHYSNGKMEGTNNKIKLMKRRGYGYRNIQRFALRVRLETANILS, encoded by the coding sequence TTGCACGACATTTGCTTTTTCTACCGCGCTTCGCTTGGTGGCCCCGACGAGCGTCGCGAACAAAAGTTCGCAACCCTCGTCGGGGAATCATTCCTGAATGTCACCCACAAATATTTTACTCACACGATTCAAAAGGTGCGAAAAGAAGGGGAACGTTGGATTTTCGAACTTTCTCTACCCGAACAATGCCCGTTATGTCCTGTCTGCTTGAAGCGCACGATCAAAATGACAGACAAAAAGAAGCAATGGATGCATGGCTATGCTCAGCGAATCGGAATTTTTTGGATCGAACTTCCTGTCGAGCGCAGACGTTGTAGCACGTGTGGCGTGACGTTCAGCACGTCGTATCCAGCCATCTCTCCTCGAAGTGTGGCGACGGATGCTTTTCAGCGATGGGTCGCGCAATCTTGCATCGGAACATCCATTCAGGCGGTGGCTCGTATGCTCAAGCTTCCTTACACGACCGTTGAACGATGGTTTTATACCCATGCCCCTTCCTTCCTATCGAATGACGTCCAACCAAAGGCGGTTTGTGTCGATGAGTTTGCGTTTCGAAAAGGGCACGACTATGGAGTGGCGATCATGGATGCCGAAACGGGAGAAGTGTATGCCATGGAAGCAGGAAAGAACGAGGAAGCCATTGGGCGTGCATTGGCTCATGTGTCTCGTTCCGTTCAGTATGTCGTGAGTGACTTGGCTCCAGCGATGAAAAAAGCGATTCAACGGGTTTGCCCAGAGGCGACACATGTCGTCGACTATTTCCATGTCATTCAGCTGTTTACCGATGCTTTAGAACGTTGTCGCAAATATTTGGGCAAAGGAGGCAAGAAACACGGAAATGTTCGTTACGTTTGCCGTTTATTGAGCCAATGCCCAGAGAAATTGACGGAGGAAGAACGTCAAATCATACGAGAATGGTGTAATGAAAGCGATTACTTAAAGTCTGTTTACCAATCGCTCCAACATGTTCGCTATGTGTTCAAAAGCAAAGATGAGCAACAGGCGAAACGACGCTTGAAGGCTTGGATTCATCGGTATTTGTTTTGTCCTTGTTCCGTTGTTCGTGCCATCGCAAAATCACTCGTCAAACGAACAGACGAAATGATATCGTGCATTTTATCCCATTATTCGAATGGGAAGATGGAGGGAACGAATAACAAGATCAAGCTGATGAAACGTCGGGGATACGGATACCGAAATATCCAGCGTTTTGCACTGCGGGTTCGGCTGGAAACAGCTAACATACTTTCATGA
- a CDS encoding FOG: Transposase, with translation MNRLAHHQGIHKFFFTLGLTLQLSKPVIKHLIHIVDALTTKGFSGTLTDIHYWSFHPNHRTTLSHFFTKSPWNEERLLGKLQEWILSQVERLAKRKNQPLFVSIDDTICQKTKPSSRAVHAIQGCDWHYSHKDHQSVWGHSLVWLMVHTFTQAFPFAFRLYDKKAGKSKIDLAIEMLSSLKVKRAQPVYVLMDSWYPSKKLIEACLKQGFHVIAMLKTNRILYPKGIAIQAKQFARYIESKDTRLVTVGQERYRVYRYEGAIHGLDDAVVLLAWKADQPMAPEHLHCILSTDRELGDEDILRYYAQRWTIECFFRQAKDQLKLDGYRVRHIRAVKRYWAVVLLACVYSIAESRQNLSTGLELLRSRKDHSVVEFIYDAAKQDIPIDVIKKQLRIA, from the coding sequence ATGAATAGATTAGCACATCACCAAGGAATCCACAAGTTTTTCTTCACGCTGGGGTTGACGCTGCAGCTTTCCAAACCGGTCATCAAGCATCTCATTCATATTGTCGATGCCTTGACCACCAAGGGATTCTCGGGAACATTGACTGATATTCATTACTGGAGCTTTCATCCGAATCATCGAACGACGCTCAGTCACTTTTTCACGAAAAGCCCTTGGAACGAGGAAAGGCTGCTTGGGAAGCTTCAAGAGTGGATCCTTTCCCAGGTCGAACGACTGGCCAAACGGAAGAATCAACCCCTTTTTGTTTCGATTGATGATACGATTTGCCAAAAAACAAAGCCTTCGTCACGGGCTGTGCACGCCATTCAAGGGTGCGACTGGCACTACTCGCATAAAGATCATCAATCGGTCTGGGGGCATTCGCTCGTTTGGCTGATGGTGCACACCTTCACGCAGGCGTTCCCATTTGCGTTCCGCCTGTATGACAAGAAAGCGGGAAAAAGCAAGATCGACCTGGCGATCGAGATGCTTTCCTCGCTCAAGGTGAAGCGGGCTCAGCCGGTGTATGTGCTCATGGATTCGTGGTATCCGTCCAAAAAGCTCATCGAAGCCTGTCTGAAACAGGGATTCCATGTCATCGCGATGCTCAAGACGAACCGGATTCTCTACCCGAAAGGCATCGCCATCCAAGCCAAGCAGTTTGCCCGCTATATCGAGTCCAAAGACACCCGCCTCGTCACGGTGGGGCAGGAGCGTTATCGCGTGTATCGCTATGAGGGGGCCATCCATGGCCTCGATGACGCGGTGGTGCTGCTGGCTTGGAAGGCGGATCAGCCGATGGCGCCGGAACATCTTCATTGCATCTTGAGCACCGACCGGGAACTCGGGGACGAAGACATCTTGCGTTACTACGCCCAGCGCTGGACGATCGAGTGCTTTTTCCGGCAGGCGAAAGATCAACTGAAGCTGGATGGATACCGCGTTCGCCACATTCGGGCGGTGAAACGGTATTGGGCGGTGGTGCTGTTGGCCTGCGTGTACAGCATCGCCGAATCCCGACAAAACCTCTCCACCGGGCTGGAGCTTCTTCGGTCGCGGAAAGACCACAGCGTCGTCGAGTTCATTTATGACGCTGCAAAGCAAGATATTCCCATTGATGTGATCAAAAAACAGCTCCGTATCGCGTAA
- a CDS encoding Probable transposase, with amino-acid sequence MISLAKQGKYDHKAISIPKYLKKDGFHSLIIGQIRIDGNKFTIPYSRLFKKTHKPITITIPPVLLDKKIKQIEIIPKHHARFFEIQYKYEMPEDQRELNDQKALAIDLGLNNLATCVTSDGRSFIIDGRRLKSINQWFNKENARLQSIKDKQKIKGTTRKQALLAMNRNNKVNDYINKTCRYIINYCTVDEQIHLHKLTTKQKPESVIKTRSNC; translated from the coding sequence TTGATCAGTCTTGCCAAACAAGGAAAATATGACCACAAGGCTATCAGTATTCCAAAATATCTTAAAAAAGATGGCTTTCATTCACTGATCATTGGCCAGATTCGTATAGACGGCAACAAATTCACAATACCGTATTCTCGCCTATTTAAAAAGACTCACAAGCCTATCACGATAACGATTCCGCCTGTGTTACTGGACAAAAAGATTAAGCAGATTGAAATCATTCCTAAGCATCATGCCAGGTTCTTTGAGATTCAGTACAAATATGAAATGCCTGAAGATCAAAGAGAATTAAATGACCAAAAAGCACTGGCAATTGATTTAGGATTAAACAATCTTGCCACTTGTGTCACATCAGACGGCAGATCATTCATCATTGATGGGCGGAGATTAAAAAGTATAAATCAATGGTTTAACAAAGAAAATGCCAGACTTCAAAGCATAAAAGATAAGCAAAAAATCAAAGGCACCACTCGTAAACAGGCTTTGCTTGCTATGAATCGCAATAATAAAGTGAATGATTATATCAACAAGACTTGCCGTTACATCATTAACTACTGTACTGTAGATGAGCAAATTCACTTACATAAATTGACAACTAAACAAAAACCTGAATCCGTGATAAAAACGCGTTCAAACTGCTGA